A genome region from Salvia splendens isolate huo1 chromosome 19, SspV2, whole genome shotgun sequence includes the following:
- the LOC121779858 gene encoding (+)-bornyl diphosphate synthase, chloroplastic-like, with translation MCTISMHVSILSKPLNSLHSSSERRSSKPWPVSRIVPGARLRASCSSQREEAHQIRRSGNYQPSLWDFNYIQSLNTPYKEEWHLNREAELIVQVKILLKEKLEFVQQLELIDDLKYLGLSYFFHDEIKEILGFIHTYFHDKEVDGSDLYLTALGFRLLREHGFNVSQEVFDCFKNEKGSDFKASLGRDTKGMLQLYEASFLLREGEDTLEVARQFATENLQKTLDESGDEIDKNLSLWIQHSLEIPLHWRTPNLEAKWMIDAYSRRPDFNPTILELAKLDFNIVQATQIEELKDISRWWNNSCLSEKLPFVRDRLVESYFWAIGVFETHQHSYERKTAAKIITLITSLDDVYDIYGTLDELELFTLTLQRWDTEAINRLPYYLQLFYLVIHNFVFELAHDILKEEGVINLSYLQKPWVDLVEAYLQEAKWYYSGYTPSMEEYLNNSTISIGAPTVIAQVFLTSKNQLYKYNQIIRLSGMLVRLPDDLGTLPFEMKRGDVAKSMQCYMKERNASMEEAEEHVRFLIREAWKEMNTAGGCPVRDDFVEAAANFGRAAQFMYLDGDGNHSQLHQRIATLLFQPCH, from the exons ATGTGTACCATTAGCATGCATGTATCCATCCTTAGCAAGCCACTAAATTCTCTCCACAGCTCATCGGAGAGGAGATCTTCAAAACCATGGCCGGTCTCTCGAATTGTGCCCGGTGCTCGCCTTCGTGCTTCTTGCTCCTCACAACGAGAAGAAGCTCATCAAATCCGACGCTCCGGAAACTACCAGCCTTCCCTTTGGGATTTCAATTACATTCAGTCTCTCAACACTCCTTATAAG GAGGAGTGGCACTTGAATAGAGAAGCAGAGCTGATTGTGCAAGTGAAAATCTTGCTAAAGGAAAAATTGGAATTTGTACAACAGTTGGAGTTGATTGATGACTTGAAATATCTTGgcctttcttatttttttcatgaTGAGATTAAGGAGATTTTGggttttatacatacatatttCCATGATAAAGAAGTGGATGGAAGTGATTTGTATCTCACAGCTCTTGGATTCAGACTCCTTAGAGAACATGGTTTTAATGTTTCACAAG AGGTTTTTGATTGCTTCAAGAACGAGAAGGGTAGCGATTTCAAGGCAAGCCTTGGCCGAGATACGAAAGGAATGTTACAACTCTACGAAGCATCTTTCCTTTTGAGAGAAGGTGAAGATACACTGGAGGTAGCAAGACAATTTGCAACAGAAAATCTGCAGAAAACTCTTGATGAAAGTGGTGATGAAATTGACAAAAATCTATCATTGTGGATTCAACATTCTTTGGAGATCCCTCTtcattggaggacaccaaatcTTGAGGCAAAATGGATGATAGATGCTTACTCGAGGAGACCCGACTTCAATCCAACAATTCTTGAGCTTGCCAAACTAGACTTCAACATTGTTCAAGCAACACAAATAGAGGAACTCAAAGACATCTCAAG ATGGTGGAATAATTCATGTCTGTCTGAGAAACTACCGTTCGTGAGGGACAGGCTGGTGGAAAGCTACTTTTGGGCAATTGGAGTCTTTGAAACTCATCAACATTCGTATGAGAGAAAAACGGCCGCCAAGATAATAACTCTAATAACATCTCTTGATGATGTTTACGACATCTACGGTACACTAGACGAACTTGAATTGTTCACACTCACCCTACAGAG ATGGGATACAGAAGCAATCAATCGACTTCCTTATTACTTGCAATTGTTTTATTTGGTTATCCACAACTTTGTTTTCGAGCTAGCACACGACATTCTTAAAGAAGAGGGTgtcatcaatctctcatatctaCAGAAACCG TGGGTGGATTTGGTTGAAGCATATTTACAAGAGGCAAAGTGGTACTATAGTGGATACACACCAAGCATGGAAGAATATCTCAATAATTCTACCATTTCGATAGGAGCTCCTACTGTAATAGCCCAAGTTTTTCTTACATCCAAAAACCAGCTGTATAA aTACAACCAAATAATTCGTCTTTCGGGGATGCTTGTACGGCTTCCAGACGATCTAGGAACATTGCCG TTTGAGATGAAGAGAGGGGACGTGGCGAAATCAATGCAATGCTACATGAAGGAGCGAAACGCAAGCATGGAAGAGGCGGAGGAACACGTGAGGTTTTTGATAAGGGAGGCGTGGAAGGAAATGAACACGGCCGGTGGTTGTCCGGTTAGGGATGATTTTGTTGAGGCAGCAGCTAATTTTGGAAGAGCGGCACAGTTTATGTATCTTGATGGAGATGGCAACCACTCTCAACTACATCAACGGATTGCCACTCTGCTCTTTCAACCATGTCATTGA